A part of Desulfofundulus salinus genomic DNA contains:
- a CDS encoding ABC transporter ATP-binding protein: MAIHADGFFLDRVWRTAAGNEGQPVTILEDITAHFPGGTITALVGPSGSGKSSLLRLLNRLDEPSRGRLYWQGKPLEGYPVRELRRQVGMLFQTPVLFPGTVEENLLYGPRVTRSAPRVEPAELLEQVGLDGTFLRRDVSSLSGGQAQRVALARVLANRPAALLLDEPTSALDPGARDEIEALITRLQRENDLTVVWVTHDAAQALRVARVLAVIQKGRLTACGPKEDFMRGDVDPWVRQFFQEGRHTPQRCCRP; this comes from the coding sequence GTGGCGATCCATGCTGATGGTTTTTTTCTGGATCGGGTATGGCGTACGGCTGCCGGCAATGAAGGGCAGCCGGTCACCATACTCGAGGACATTACAGCCCACTTTCCCGGGGGTACCATCACGGCCCTGGTGGGGCCGTCGGGTTCGGGTAAAAGTTCCCTGCTGCGTCTTTTAAACCGTCTGGATGAACCCAGCCGGGGCAGGCTTTACTGGCAGGGCAAGCCCCTGGAAGGGTATCCCGTGCGGGAACTGCGGCGTCAGGTGGGCATGTTGTTTCAAACCCCGGTCCTTTTTCCCGGTACCGTAGAAGAAAACCTCCTTTACGGTCCCCGGGTTACCCGCTCGGCCCCGCGCGTAGAGCCGGCAGAGTTGCTGGAACAGGTCGGGCTGGACGGCACGTTTTTGCGGCGGGACGTGAGCAGCCTTTCCGGTGGCCAGGCCCAGCGGGTTGCCCTGGCCCGGGTGCTGGCCAACCGGCCGGCGGCCCTTTTGCTGGACGAACCCACTTCAGCCCTGGATCCCGGGGCCCGGGATGAGATAGAAGCGTTGATCACGCGGCTGCAGCGGGAAAATGACCTCACCGTGGTGTGGGTAACCCACGATGCCGCCCAGGCCCTGCGGGTAGCCCGGGTGCTGGCCGTCATACAAAAGGGGCGCCTTACGGCCTGCGGTCCGAAGGAGGATTTCATGCGCGGCGATGTCGATCCCTGGGTGCGCCAGTTCTTCCAGGAGGGCAGGCACACCCCGCAAAGGTGCTGCCGGCCCTGA
- a CDS encoding ABC transporter permease, with amino-acid sequence MTDAALLSTLALVLVAMLLSLWQQLRLERDLLVGTVRTFLQLLAIGYVLTFVLRQDRWYFTAGVLLLMTLVAAHNAAGKGKKIPGIFWRVILAIGLGEVVTLGLMLSLHIIDGSPRFVIPVAGMIVGNAMVAAGLVLNRFQADIRRQRREVEAALALGASPRQAVEGVLQAAVKGGMLPTIDSMKTVGLVTLPGMMTGSILAGADPLLAVKYQIMVMLMLSSATAISSIALGFTLYRAYFSKAEQLIIPGNSSRP; translated from the coding sequence TTGACCGATGCAGCTCTATTGTCCACGCTGGCCCTGGTGCTGGTGGCCATGCTTTTGTCTTTGTGGCAGCAGCTGCGCCTGGAGCGGGATTTGCTGGTGGGGACGGTCCGTACTTTTTTGCAGTTGCTGGCTATCGGTTATGTGCTGACCTTTGTGCTCAGGCAGGACCGCTGGTATTTTACCGCGGGGGTATTGTTGCTGATGACCCTGGTAGCCGCCCACAATGCGGCCGGAAAGGGCAAAAAGATCCCGGGGATATTCTGGCGGGTGATCCTGGCTATTGGGCTGGGGGAAGTAGTTACCCTGGGCCTGATGCTCTCACTCCACATCATCGATGGTAGCCCCCGCTTTGTCATTCCGGTGGCGGGGATGATTGTCGGCAACGCCATGGTGGCTGCCGGCCTGGTGCTCAACCGTTTTCAAGCCGATATCCGCCGGCAAAGGCGGGAGGTGGAAGCCGCCCTGGCCCTGGGGGCATCTCCCCGGCAGGCGGTGGAAGGCGTTCTGCAGGCGGCCGTTAAAGGGGGCATGCTGCCTACCATTGATTCTATGAAAACCGTTGGGCTGGTTACCCTGCCGGGGATGATGACCGGCTCCATCCTGGCCGGGGCCGATCCCTTGCTGGCGGTTAAGTACCAGATCATGGTTATGCTGATGCTCAGCAGCGCCACGGCCATTTCAAGCATTGCCCTGGGGTTTACTCTTTACCGGGCTTATTTCAGCAAGGCCGAGCAATTGATCATACCGGGTAATTCTTCTCGGCCGTAA
- a CDS encoding glycosyltransferase yields the protein MAGIRDYQAIVGEQLIEEIYELARQLIGCRVQHINSTFAGGGVAEILKRLVPMMQEAGLEVRWDVIKGDEEFFRVTKTFHNAFHGVPVQITPAMLDTYRRISRENYDLVEPRADFVILHDQQPLGLAEIRPGHPGRWLWYCHIDPVDVDREVWDFLRPWARRCDAAIYHIPAYARNLGHRQYFMPPAIDPLAEKNREVSSSEIAAVMERLGIPADLPLVVQISRFDRLKDPLGVIQVFRLVRKEIPCRLVLAGGGASDDPEGIQVLQEVRQAAAHDPDIFILELPPTSDLEINVLQRVAAVVVQKSVREGFGLTVTEAMWKSRPVVASPVGGITVQLIPGQTGLAAATTGEMARALVRILRDPALGERLGQNAREHVRKNFTLPIYLKRWLEMLTAEKNYPV from the coding sequence ATGGCTGGTATCAGGGATTATCAGGCTATTGTTGGTGAACAACTCATCGAAGAGATCTATGAGCTGGCCCGGCAGCTCATAGGGTGCAGGGTTCAGCACATTAATTCCACCTTTGCCGGCGGCGGAGTGGCGGAAATTTTAAAACGCCTCGTGCCCATGATGCAGGAAGCGGGCTTAGAGGTGCGCTGGGACGTCATCAAGGGGGATGAGGAATTTTTCCGGGTGACCAAAACCTTTCACAACGCCTTTCACGGCGTACCCGTACAAATAACGCCCGCCATGCTGGACACCTACCGCCGGATATCCCGGGAGAACTACGACCTGGTAGAACCCCGGGCGGACTTTGTCATTCTCCACGATCAGCAGCCCCTGGGCCTGGCCGAAATCCGTCCCGGCCACCCGGGCCGCTGGCTGTGGTACTGCCACATTGACCCGGTAGACGTGGACCGGGAGGTGTGGGATTTTTTGAGACCCTGGGCAAGGCGTTGTGACGCCGCCATCTATCATATCCCGGCCTACGCCCGGAATCTGGGCCACCGGCAATACTTCATGCCCCCGGCCATCGACCCCCTGGCGGAGAAAAACCGGGAGGTATCGTCCAGTGAGATTGCCGCGGTTATGGAGCGGCTGGGCATACCGGCTGACCTGCCCCTGGTGGTGCAAATTTCCCGGTTTGACCGACTCAAAGACCCGTTGGGGGTTATCCAGGTCTTTCGTCTGGTGCGAAAGGAAATACCATGCCGCCTGGTGCTGGCGGGGGGTGGAGCCTCCGACGACCCCGAGGGCATCCAGGTGCTCCAGGAAGTGCGGCAAGCAGCCGCCCATGACCCGGACATCTTTATCCTGGAACTCCCCCCCACCAGCGATCTGGAAATCAATGTGCTCCAGCGGGTTGCCGCAGTGGTGGTCCAGAAATCGGTACGGGAGGGTTTCGGACTGACCGTAACCGAGGCCATGTGGAAATCCCGCCCGGTGGTAGCTTCCCCCGTGGGCGGCATTACGGTGCAGTTAATCCCCGGGCAAACCGGGCTGGCCGCCGCCACCACCGGAGAAATGGCCCGGGCACTGGTGAGGATTTTACGCGACCCGGCCCTGGGAGAGAGGCTGGGTCAAAACGCCAGGGAACATGTCAGGAAGAACTTTACCCTGCCCATTTATCTAAAACGGTGGCTGGAAATGCTTACGGCCGAGAAGAATTACCCGGTATGA
- the deoC gene encoding deoxyribose-phosphate aldolase yields MTRNQLAAMIDHTLLKPTATTRDIRQLCIEAMAEGFAAVCVNPAHVAYAAKILAGSRVAVCTVIGFPLGATTPSVKKKEAEEAVRNGAREVDMVINIGALKEGNYDLVVADIRGVVEAVTALLPGGLVKVIIETGYLNHGEKITACRLVRQAGAHFVKTSTGFGPGGATVEDVGLLRENLPPEIGVKASGGIRTTGQALALIRAGATRLGTSAGPALLAGLE; encoded by the coding sequence TTGACCAGAAACCAGCTGGCCGCCATGATTGATCATACCCTGCTTAAACCCACAGCCACCACCCGGGACATCCGGCAACTTTGTATTGAGGCGATGGCTGAAGGATTCGCCGCCGTATGCGTTAATCCCGCCCATGTGGCATATGCCGCGAAAATACTTGCCGGTTCCCGTGTGGCAGTGTGCACGGTGATTGGCTTCCCCCTGGGGGCAACCACGCCGTCCGTAAAAAAGAAGGAAGCTGAAGAGGCCGTCAGAAACGGCGCCAGGGAAGTGGACATGGTCATAAATATTGGCGCCTTGAAGGAAGGAAACTATGATCTCGTTGTGGCCGATATCCGGGGAGTGGTGGAGGCAGTGACCGCCCTTTTGCCCGGGGGGCTGGTCAAGGTGATTATCGAAACAGGCTACTTAAACCACGGGGAGAAGATTACCGCCTGCCGGCTGGTACGTCAGGCAGGCGCCCACTTTGTAAAAACCAGCACCGGTTTTGGCCCGGGCGGGGCCACGGTGGAAGATGTGGGGCTATTGCGGGAAAACCTACCCCCGGAAATTGGCGTAAAAGCCTCGGGGGGCATTCGTACCACCGGCCAGGCCCTGGCCCTGATCCGGGCCGGGGCCACCAGGCTGGGTACGAGCGCCGGCCCGGCCCTGCTGGCCGGCCTGGAGTAA
- a CDS encoding SLC13 family permease has protein sequence MSAQTQVILATSVFLLTYAIIISEKIHRTVAAFCGAAIVILAGIITPELAVHYIDWNTIGLLTGMMIIVGVTRETGVFEYLAIKAAKMARGEPLRILASLSLVTAVLSALLDNVTTVLLIVPVTFAIAHKLKVSPLPFLISEIIASNIGGTATLIGDPPNIMIGSAVRLGFMDFVINLTPVVVVIYVLTIFILRLIYRRDLVTNPENQKSILELNEWDEIKDASLLKPCLWVLGLTIAGFALHQFLHLESSVIALAGAALLLVITRSDPEHALHAVEWPVIFFFIGLFALVGALEEVGVIETIAHFALEVTGGELLPAGLLIVWLSALASAFVDNIPFVATMIPLIQDMGRLGGIENLNFLWWSLSLGACLGGNGTIIGASANVVVVGMAEKRGTPISFLGFFKVAFPLMILSIVIATAYLVAWLQFNTTLVLVSTLAIGLALSLLLNLLQRQLKIETTTPAGNQ, from the coding sequence TTGTCGGCTCAAACGCAAGTTATTTTAGCTACATCCGTCTTTTTACTCACCTATGCTATAATTATTTCGGAAAAGATTCACCGTACCGTGGCTGCCTTTTGCGGTGCGGCGATAGTCATACTGGCCGGTATCATTACCCCGGAACTGGCCGTCCACTACATCGATTGGAACACCATTGGCCTTTTAACGGGCATGATGATCATCGTGGGCGTTACCCGTGAAACGGGAGTTTTTGAGTACCTGGCCATCAAGGCGGCCAAAATGGCCCGGGGAGAACCCCTGCGTATCCTGGCATCCCTCTCCCTGGTCACGGCTGTACTTTCAGCCCTGCTGGACAATGTGACCACGGTACTGCTCATCGTGCCCGTTACATTTGCCATCGCCCACAAACTAAAAGTAAGCCCCCTGCCCTTCTTAATTTCTGAAATTATCGCTTCCAACATTGGGGGAACGGCCACCCTGATCGGAGACCCGCCCAACATCATGATTGGTAGCGCCGTAAGGCTCGGGTTTATGGATTTTGTGATTAACCTTACCCCGGTGGTGGTAGTGATTTATGTCTTGACGATCTTTATCCTGCGCCTCATTTACCGCCGGGACCTGGTTACAAACCCTGAGAATCAAAAAAGCATCCTGGAGCTAAATGAATGGGACGAGATTAAAGACGCCTCTTTGCTCAAGCCCTGTCTTTGGGTTTTGGGTTTAACCATTGCCGGGTTTGCCCTGCACCAGTTCCTGCACCTGGAGAGCTCGGTGATTGCCCTGGCCGGGGCGGCCCTGTTGCTGGTAATCACCCGTTCCGACCCGGAACATGCCCTGCACGCCGTAGAATGGCCGGTTATCTTCTTCTTTATCGGCCTGTTTGCCCTGGTGGGAGCGCTGGAAGAAGTAGGGGTCATTGAAACCATCGCCCATTTTGCCCTGGAGGTTACCGGGGGAGAACTCCTGCCGGCGGGCCTTTTGATTGTCTGGCTTTCGGCCCTGGCCTCGGCCTTTGTGGACAACATCCCCTTTGTGGCGACCATGATTCCTTTAATTCAGGACATGGGCCGCCTGGGGGGCATAGAAAACCTCAATTTCCTGTGGTGGTCCCTTTCCCTGGGAGCCTGCCTGGGTGGCAACGGCACCATCATCGGTGCTTCGGCCAACGTGGTAGTGGTGGGCATGGCTGAAAAGAGGGGTACTCCTATCAGTTTCCTGGGTTTCTTTAAAGTAGCTTTTCCCCTCATGATCCTTTCCATTGTCATTGCCACAGCATACCTGGTGGCCTGGCTGCAATTTAATACCACCCTGGTGCTGGTAAGCACGCTGGCAATAGGGCTGGCCTTGAGCCTGCTGTTAAACCTGCTGCAAAGGCAGCTTAAAATAGAAACCACGACCCCAGCAGGCAACCAGTGA
- a CDS encoding universal stress protein — protein sequence MKILLAVDGSENSLRAARQALRLSKLNPEVAVTALYVGPSCYKLFPEPGVCAWLQQKELDQEIEARAEKVFAAVEKIFRAEGQAIATAVERGDAAEAICRLAAEGQFDLIVVGSRGYGDLKSLFLGSVSHKVLHLAPCPVMIVR from the coding sequence ATGAAAATCCTTCTGGCCGTGGATGGTTCGGAGAATTCACTGCGTGCTGCCAGGCAGGCTTTGCGCTTAAGCAAACTAAACCCGGAAGTCGCAGTTACGGCTCTGTACGTGGGGCCTTCCTGTTATAAACTTTTCCCCGAACCCGGAGTATGTGCCTGGCTTCAGCAAAAAGAGCTGGATCAAGAAATAGAAGCCCGCGCGGAAAAAGTCTTTGCCGCCGTAGAAAAAATTTTTCGGGCAGAAGGCCAGGCCATAGCCACGGCGGTGGAACGGGGAGATGCCGCTGAAGCCATCTGTCGGCTGGCTGCGGAGGGTCAATTTGACCTGATCGTCGTTGGAAGCCGCGGTTATGGCGATCTTAAGTCCCTTTTCCTGGGCAGCGTGAGCCATAAAGTGCTGCACCTCGCCCCCTGCCCCGTAATGATTGTCAGGTGA
- a CDS encoding nitroreductase family protein, whose product MSTILSLVRSRYSVRHYKPDPLPEALLDQLLEAARWAPSAGNLQPWFFYVVTREEKKEALAQAALNQRFIAQAPVVIVVCAEPERSARVYGERGRQLYCYQDTAAAVQNILLTANALGLGTCWVGAFDEERVKECLGIPAGRIPVAIIPVGYPADDPARRPKRREIEEIVSYI is encoded by the coding sequence ATGTCCACGATTCTCTCCCTGGTGAGGAGCCGGTATTCCGTAAGGCACTATAAACCCGACCCGCTGCCCGAGGCATTGCTGGATCAACTCCTGGAAGCGGCCCGCTGGGCCCCTTCTGCCGGTAACCTGCAGCCCTGGTTTTTCTATGTGGTTACCCGGGAGGAAAAAAAAGAAGCCCTGGCACAGGCCGCTTTAAATCAACGTTTTATTGCCCAGGCGCCCGTGGTGATTGTGGTTTGCGCCGAACCGGAACGCTCGGCGCGGGTTTACGGTGAGCGGGGGCGGCAGCTTTATTGTTACCAGGATACGGCTGCGGCAGTGCAAAATATTCTGCTTACCGCAAATGCCCTGGGCCTGGGAACCTGCTGGGTGGGTGCTTTTGACGAGGAACGGGTGAAAGAGTGCCTGGGTATCCCCGCGGGGCGTATACCCGTGGCCATCATTCCCGTGGGTTACCCGGCCGACGATCCGGCCCGCAGGCCCAAGAGGAGGGAAATAGAAGAGATTGTGAGTTACATTTAG
- a CDS encoding 4Fe-4S dicluster domain-containing protein produces the protein MSKYYLYQDEKRCISCRSCEVQCKVNKGLGVGPKPSKVVTVDPVIRSGQAMATYVFTACHHCEDPYCVQACPVGAVQKRPRDGIVFIDRELCVGCRSCIMACPWGAPQWDEEKGVAVKCDYCKDRIDAGLEPACVTACPTNSLLFGPAERMPDVKRVRYIRKRFTPLRKKAGRKSRPVA, from the coding sequence ATGAGCAAGTATTACCTGTACCAGGACGAGAAAAGATGCATTTCCTGCCGCAGCTGTGAAGTGCAGTGCAAAGTAAACAAGGGGCTTGGCGTGGGACCCAAGCCAAGTAAGGTTGTTACGGTAGACCCTGTTATCAGAAGCGGTCAAGCAATGGCAACGTATGTTTTCACAGCCTGCCACCACTGCGAGGACCCCTATTGCGTGCAGGCCTGCCCGGTTGGAGCCGTCCAGAAACGCCCCAGGGACGGCATTGTGTTCATTGACCGGGAACTGTGTGTTGGGTGCCGGAGCTGCATTATGGCCTGCCCGTGGGGTGCGCCCCAATGGGATGAAGAAAAAGGTGTAGCTGTGAAATGCGACTACTGCAAAGATCGGATTGATGCCGGGCTCGAGCCGGCCTGCGTTACCGCCTGTCCCACCAACAGCCTTCTCTTTGGCCCGGCTGAACGCATGCCGGACGTAAAAAGGGTTCGTTATATCCGCAAAAGATTTACACCGCTTCGCAAAAAAGCCGGCCGGAAATCCCGGCCGGTGGCCTAA
- a CDS encoding Crp/Fnr family transcriptional regulator — MSLPHVEKAALNEVERALIRQAGFTVHYPKGHVIFAAGDPADRVYLVESGWVKIYRLNADGRRVTVGSIRSPGELMGLAEALWGGERTCFAGAISNVSLVVLRKNKFEELMGAHPFLAIKVAKLLGVRMREAEQIIHEMVCWQAPGRLALALLKMGERCGMETKNGIKLGVQLTHEELANMVGTSRQTVTSLLNTFKQEKSIAYEGRTISIVDPDKLARWIM, encoded by the coding sequence ATGTCACTACCGCATGTGGAAAAAGCGGCATTAAATGAAGTGGAAAGGGCACTTATTCGCCAGGCGGGATTTACGGTGCATTATCCGAAAGGTCATGTCATTTTTGCCGCCGGCGATCCGGCCGACCGGGTCTACCTGGTGGAAAGCGGCTGGGTAAAAATCTACCGCCTGAATGCCGACGGCCGCCGGGTCACCGTAGGCAGTATTCGCAGCCCCGGGGAGTTAATGGGTCTGGCCGAAGCCCTGTGGGGAGGGGAACGTACCTGTTTTGCCGGTGCGATCAGCAACGTCAGCCTGGTGGTTTTGCGTAAAAACAAATTTGAAGAGTTAATGGGCGCCCATCCTTTTCTGGCCATTAAGGTAGCTAAATTACTGGGAGTACGCATGCGGGAAGCGGAACAGATTATTCACGAGATGGTTTGCTGGCAGGCTCCCGGACGGCTGGCCCTGGCCCTGTTAAAAATGGGCGAACGCTGCGGCATGGAAACAAAAAACGGCATAAAACTGGGCGTACAGCTTACCCACGAGGAACTGGCAAATATGGTAGGAACCTCCCGGCAGACGGTAACTTCTCTATTAAACACCTTCAAGCAGGAAAAAAGCATTGCTTATGAAGGAAGAACCATCAGCATCGTAGATCCAGATAAGCTGGCCCGGTGGATTATGTAA